Proteins from one Streptomyces roseifaciens genomic window:
- a CDS encoding phosphatidylserine decarboxylase — protein MPHSSSSAHRDSLAGVRLARGASPWLLPTVATAAVSLTRARRSGRWAALAVPTTALAAGMLWFFRDPDREIAKGRVISPADGVVQSIMPWKDGRTRVAIFMSPLNVHVNRAPLAGTVTSVEHIPGGFVPAFNKESENNERVVWHFDTELGDIEMVQIAGAVARRIVPYLPTDTKVEQGERIGLIRFGSRVDLYLPEGVEVAVEVGQKTTAGVTRLDRD, from the coding sequence ATGCCCCACAGCTCTTCCTCTGCACACCGCGACAGCCTCGCCGGCGTACGCCTCGCGCGCGGAGCATCGCCGTGGCTTCTTCCGACCGTCGCCACGGCGGCGGTCAGCCTCACCCGTGCCCGGCGCTCCGGGCGCTGGGCGGCGCTGGCCGTGCCCACCACCGCGCTCGCGGCGGGCATGCTGTGGTTCTTCCGCGACCCCGATCGCGAGATCGCCAAGGGCCGGGTCATCTCCCCGGCCGACGGCGTGGTGCAGAGCATCATGCCGTGGAAGGACGGCCGGACCCGCGTCGCCATCTTCATGAGCCCGCTGAACGTCCACGTCAACCGCGCCCCCCTGGCCGGCACCGTGACGTCGGTCGAGCACATCCCCGGCGGCTTCGTTCCGGCGTTCAACAAGGAGAGCGAGAACAACGAGCGCGTCGTCTGGCACTTCGACACCGAGCTCGGCGACATCGAGATGGTGCAGATCGCCGGCGCCGTGGCCCGGCGGATCGTGCCCTACCTCCCCACGGACACCAAGGTGGAGCAGGGTGAGCGGATCGGTCTGATCCGTTTCGGTTCGCGCGTCGACCTCTACCTCCCGGAGGGCGTCGAGGTCGCGGTGGAGGTCGGACAGAAGACCACGGCGGGGGTGACACGCCTTGACCGTGATTGA
- a CDS encoding acyl-CoA dehydrogenase family protein, whose amino-acid sequence MGRLAQTDGLTDVQQEILATVRDFVDKEIIPVATELEHRDEYPTRIVEGLKELGVFGLMIPEEYGGLGESLLTYALCVEEIARGWMSVSGIINTHFIVAYMIKQHGTQEQKDYFLPKMAAGDIRGAFSMSEPGLGSDVSAITSKGVRDGDAYVLNGQKMWLTNGGTSTLVAVLCRTDEGHPEGTAPHKSMTTFLIEKEPGFGEVKPGLTIPGKIDKMGYKGVDTTELIMDGLRVPADRVLGGVTGRGFYQMMDGVEVGRVNVAARGCGVAQRAFELGAAYAQQRHTFGKPIAQHQAIQFKLAEMGTKVEAAHAMMVNAARKKDSGRRNDLEAGMAKYLASEYCKEVVEDAFRIHGGYGFSKEYEIERLYREAPMLLIGEGTAEIQKMIIGRRLLEEYRIQG is encoded by the coding sequence ATGGGCCGCCTGGCGCAGACCGACGGGCTGACGGACGTCCAGCAGGAAATCCTGGCAACGGTCCGTGACTTCGTCGACAAGGAAATCATCCCGGTGGCCACCGAGCTGGAGCACCGTGACGAGTACCCCACCCGGATAGTCGAGGGGCTGAAGGAACTCGGGGTGTTCGGCCTGATGATCCCGGAGGAGTACGGCGGCCTCGGTGAGTCCCTTCTCACATATGCGCTGTGCGTCGAGGAGATCGCCCGGGGCTGGATGAGCGTGTCGGGGATCATCAACACCCACTTCATCGTGGCCTACATGATCAAGCAGCACGGCACCCAGGAACAGAAGGACTATTTCCTGCCAAAGATGGCGGCGGGCGACATCAGGGGTGCTTTCTCGATGTCGGAGCCCGGCCTGGGCTCGGATGTGTCGGCAATCACATCGAAGGGTGTGCGCGACGGCGACGCGTACGTCCTCAACGGCCAGAAGATGTGGCTGACCAACGGCGGCACGTCCACGCTGGTGGCCGTGTTGTGCAGGACGGACGAGGGCCACCCGGAGGGGACCGCCCCGCACAAGTCGATGACCACCTTCCTGATCGAGAAGGAACCGGGGTTCGGCGAGGTCAAGCCGGGTCTGACCATCCCCGGAAAGATCGACAAAATGGGCTACAAGGGCGTCGACACCACCGAACTGATCATGGACGGCCTGCGCGTTCCGGCCGACCGCGTGCTCGGCGGGGTCACGGGCCGGGGCTTTTACCAAATGATGGACGGCGTCGAGGTGGGCCGGGTGAATGTCGCAGCGCGTGGCTGCGGCGTCGCTCAGCGCGCGTTCGAGCTGGGCGCGGCCTACGCGCAGCAGCGGCACACCTTCGGAAAACCCATCGCGCAACACCAGGCCATCCAGTTCAAACTTGCCGAAATGGGGACAAAGGTCGAAGCGGCGCATGCGATGATGGTGAATGCGGCCCGGAAGAAGGACTCGGGCCGTCGCAACGATCTCGAGGCCGGAATGGCCAAGTACCTGGCCTCCGAGTACTGCAAGGAGGTGGTGGAGGACGCTTTCCGTATCCACGGCGGATACGGGTTCTCCAAGGAGTACGAGATCGAGCGCCTCTACCGAGAGGCCCCCATGCTGCTCATCGGTGAAGGGACGGCAGAGATCCAGAAAATGATCATCGGCCGCCGGCTACTCGAGGAGTACCGGATCCAGGGATAA
- a CDS encoding MaoC family dehydratase — MQFGRTYEEFTVGDVYKHWPGKTVTEYDDHLFCLLTMNHHPLHMDGNYAEKTTDFGKNVVVGNYVYSLLLGMSVPDVSGKAIANLEVESLKHIAPTFHGDTIYGETKVLGKTPSKSKSDRGIVHVETIGYKQDGTVVCTFRRKVMVPTATYIEERGGEQPGRPEPIIREK, encoded by the coding sequence ATGCAGTTCGGCCGGACTTACGAAGAGTTCACCGTCGGCGACGTCTACAAGCACTGGCCCGGAAAGACCGTCACCGAGTACGACGACCATTTGTTCTGTCTGCTGACCATGAACCACCACCCGCTGCACATGGACGGCAACTACGCGGAGAAGACGACCGATTTCGGCAAGAATGTCGTGGTCGGCAACTACGTCTACTCCCTGCTGCTGGGCATGTCCGTCCCGGACGTCTCGGGCAAGGCCATCGCCAACCTGGAGGTGGAGTCGCTGAAGCACATCGCGCCCACCTTCCACGGCGACACCATCTACGGCGAGACGAAGGTGCTCGGCAAGACGCCGTCGAAGTCGAAGAGCGACCGCGGGATCGTCCACGTCGAGACCATCGGCTACAAGCAGGACGGCACCGTGGTCTGCACCTTCCGGCGCAAGGTGATGGTGCCCACCGCCACGTACATCGAGGAGCGCGGCGGGGAGCAGCCCGGCCGCCCCGAGCCGATCATCCGGGAGAAGTGA
- a CDS encoding HpcH/HpaI aldolase/citrate lyase family protein: protein MITPAPVNRLRPRRSCLAVPGSNPRFLEKAQGLPADQVFLDLEDACAPLAKEGARHSIVDALNNGDWTGKTRVVRVNDWTTHWTYRDVVTVVEGAGPNLDCIMLPKVQDAQQVVALDLLLTQIEKTMGFEVGRIGIEAQIENAKGLVNVDAIAAASPRMETIVFGPADFMASINMKSLVVGEQPPGYPADAYHYILMRILMAARAHDLQAIDGPYLQIKNVDGYKDVARRAAALGFDGKWVLHPGQVEAANEVFSPTQEDYDHAELILDAYDWCTSEAGGKKGSAMLGDEMIDEASRKMALVIAGKGRAAGMTRTSKFEIPEA from the coding sequence ATGATTACGCCCGCCCCGGTGAACCGGCTGCGCCCGCGCCGCTCGTGCCTCGCGGTCCCCGGCAGCAACCCGCGCTTCCTGGAGAAGGCCCAGGGCCTCCCCGCCGACCAGGTCTTCCTCGACCTCGAGGACGCCTGCGCCCCGCTTGCCAAGGAGGGCGCCCGCCACTCGATCGTCGACGCGCTCAACAACGGCGACTGGACGGGCAAGACCCGGGTGGTCCGCGTGAACGACTGGACGACGCACTGGACGTACCGGGACGTCGTCACGGTCGTCGAGGGCGCGGGCCCCAACCTCGACTGCATCATGCTGCCGAAGGTCCAGGACGCCCAGCAGGTCGTCGCCCTGGACCTGCTGCTGACCCAGATCGAGAAGACCATGGGCTTCGAGGTCGGCCGCATCGGCATCGAGGCGCAGATCGAGAACGCCAAGGGCCTGGTGAACGTGGACGCGATCGCCGCCGCGTCGCCGCGCATGGAGACGATCGTCTTCGGCCCGGCCGACTTCATGGCCTCGATCAACATGAAGTCCCTGGTCGTCGGCGAGCAGCCGCCCGGCTACCCGGCGGACGCCTACCACTACATCCTGATGCGGATCCTGATGGCGGCCCGCGCCCACGACCTGCAGGCCATCGACGGCCCCTACCTCCAGATCAAGAACGTGGACGGCTACAAGGACGTCGCCCGCCGGGCCGCGGCCCTCGGCTTCGACGGCAAGTGGGTGCTGCACCCCGGCCAGGTGGAGGCGGCCAACGAGGTCTTCTCCCCCACGCAGGAGGACTACGACCACGCCGAGCTGATCCTGGACGCCTACGACTGGTGCACCTCCGAGGCCGGCGGCAAGAAGGGCTCGGCGATGCTCGGCGACGAGATGATCGACGAGGCCAGCCGCAAGATGGCGCTGGTGATCGCGGGCAAGGGCCGTGCGGCGGGGATGACGCGCACGTCGAAGTTCGAGATCCCGGAGGCCTGA
- a CDS encoding protein meaA: protein MTERQKDRPWLMRTYAGHSTAEASNELYRRNLAKGQTGLSVAFDLPTQTGYDSDHILARGEVGRVGVPVAHLGDMRRLFREIPLEQMNTSMTINATAMWLLAMYQVVAEEQGADITRLQGTTQNDIVKEYLSRGTHVFPPGPSLRLTTDMITYTVNNIPKWNPINICSYHLQEAGATPVQEISYAMSTAIAVLDAVFASGQVPEDRKGDVVARISFFVNAGVRFVEEMCKMRAFGRIWDRITRERYGIENPKQRRFRYGVQVNSLGLTEAQPENNVQRIVLEMLAVTLSKDARARAVQLPAWNEALGLPRPWDQQWSLRIQQVLAHESDLLEYDDIFAGSHVIEAKVSGLVAECLEEIERIQGMGGAMAAVESGYLKSQLVSSHAERRARIEAGEEKIVGVNCYESTEPNPLTADLDTAIMTVDPANEARVVASLHAWRDDRDETRAQESLSALKKAAAGSDNLMAATLECVRAGVTTGEWSWALRDVFGEFRAPTGVSSAPVAVTAEAGTPLAAVRAKVTRTADELGSGKLRLLVGKPGLDGHSNGAEQIAVRARDAGFEVVYQGIRLTPEQIVSAAVAEDVHCVGLSILSGSHAELVPDVLARLRATGADDVPVIVGGIIPSADATALRAAGVAAVFTPKDFGITEIIGRIVDEIRKANHLDPLEVPA, encoded by the coding sequence ATGACTGAGCGTCAGAAGGACCGGCCCTGGCTCATGCGGACCTACGCCGGGCACTCCACCGCCGAGGCGTCCAACGAGCTCTACCGGCGCAACCTCGCCAAGGGCCAGACCGGTCTCTCGGTCGCCTTCGACCTGCCGACGCAGACCGGCTACGACTCCGACCACATCCTCGCCCGCGGCGAGGTCGGCCGGGTCGGCGTGCCGGTCGCGCACCTCGGCGACATGCGGCGGCTGTTCCGGGAGATCCCGCTGGAGCAGATGAACACCTCCATGACCATCAACGCCACCGCCATGTGGCTGCTGGCCATGTACCAGGTGGTCGCGGAGGAGCAGGGCGCCGACATCACCCGGCTGCAGGGGACGACGCAGAACGACATCGTCAAGGAGTACCTCTCGCGCGGGACGCACGTCTTCCCGCCGGGGCCGTCCCTGCGGCTGACCACCGACATGATCACGTACACGGTCAACAACATCCCGAAGTGGAACCCGATCAACATCTGCAGCTACCACCTGCAGGAGGCGGGGGCCACTCCGGTCCAGGAGATCTCGTACGCGATGTCCACCGCGATCGCCGTGCTCGACGCGGTGTTCGCCTCCGGTCAGGTTCCCGAGGACCGCAAGGGCGACGTCGTCGCCCGCATCTCCTTCTTCGTCAACGCGGGCGTCCGGTTCGTCGAGGAGATGTGCAAGATGCGGGCGTTCGGCCGCATCTGGGACCGGATCACCCGCGAGCGCTACGGCATCGAGAACCCCAAGCAGCGCCGCTTCCGCTACGGCGTCCAGGTCAACTCCCTCGGTCTGACCGAGGCCCAGCCGGAGAACAACGTCCAGCGCATCGTCCTGGAGATGCTGGCCGTGACCCTCTCCAAGGACGCCCGCGCCCGCGCCGTGCAGCTGCCGGCCTGGAACGAGGCCCTGGGCCTGCCCCGGCCCTGGGACCAGCAGTGGAGCCTGCGGATCCAGCAGGTCCTCGCACACGAGAGCGACCTGCTGGAGTACGACGACATCTTCGCCGGCTCGCACGTGATCGAGGCCAAGGTGTCCGGCCTGGTCGCCGAGTGCCTGGAGGAGATCGAGCGGATCCAGGGCATGGGCGGCGCGATGGCGGCCGTCGAGTCCGGCTACCTGAAGTCGCAGCTGGTCTCCTCGCACGCCGAGCGCCGGGCCCGGATCGAGGCCGGCGAGGAGAAGATCGTCGGCGTCAACTGCTACGAGTCGACCGAGCCCAACCCGCTCACCGCCGACCTCGACACCGCGATCATGACCGTGGACCCGGCCAACGAGGCCCGCGTCGTCGCCTCCCTGCACGCCTGGCGCGACGACCGCGACGAGACCCGCGCCCAGGAGTCGCTGTCCGCGCTGAAGAAGGCGGCGGCCGGCTCGGACAACCTCATGGCGGCCACCCTGGAGTGCGTCCGCGCGGGCGTGACGACCGGCGAGTGGTCCTGGGCCCTGCGCGACGTCTTCGGGGAGTTCCGGGCTCCCACGGGCGTGAGCAGCGCCCCCGTGGCGGTCACCGCGGAGGCCGGCACCCCGCTGGCCGCCGTCCGCGCCAAGGTGACCCGTACGGCCGACGAGCTGGGCAGCGGCAAGCTGCGCCTGCTCGTCGGCAAACCCGGCCTGGACGGCCACTCCAACGGCGCCGAGCAGATCGCCGTCCGCGCGCGCGACGCCGGCTTCGAAGTGGTCTACCAGGGCATCCGGCTGACCCCGGAGCAGATCGTCTCGGCGGCCGTCGCCGAGGACGTGCACTGCGTCGGCCTGTCGATCCTCTCGGGATCGCACGCCGAGCTCGTCCCCGACGTGCTGGCGCGGCTGCGCGCCACGGGGGCCGACGACGTCCCCGTCATCGTCGGTGGCATCATCCCGTCCGCGGACGCCACCGCCCTGCGGGCGGCCGGCGTCGCCGCGGTCTTCACCCCCAAGGACTTCGGCATCACGGAGATCATCGGCCGTATCGTCGACGAGATCCGGAAAGCGAACCACCTCGACCCGTTGGAGGTCCCCGCATGA
- the ccrA gene encoding crotonyl-CoA carboxylase/reductase yields MNQILDAILAPDTTSEDFAALTVPESYRAVTVHKDEAGMFEGLTTREKDPRKSLHVEEVPVPELGPGEALVAVMASSVNYNSVWTSIFEPLSTFAFLERYGKLSPLAKRHDLPYHVIGSDLAGVVLRTGPGVNAWKPGDEVVAHCLSVELESADGHDDTMLDPEQRIWGFETNFGGLAEIALVKSNQLMPKPRHLSWEEAAAPGLVNSTAYRQLVSRNGAGMKQGDNILIWGASGGLGSYATQFALAGGANPICVVSSDKKAEICRRMGAEAIIDRSAEGYKFWKNEHEQDPREWKRLGKRIRELTGGEDVDIVFEHPGRETFGASVYVTRKGGTIVTCASTSGYNHEYDNRYLWMSLKRIVGSHFANYREAWEANRLIAKGKIHPTLSKTYRLEDTGQAAYDVHRNLHQGKVGVLALAPEEGMGVRDEEMRARHIDAINRFRNV; encoded by the coding sequence GTGAACCAGATACTCGACGCGATCCTCGCGCCGGACACCACGTCCGAGGACTTCGCAGCCCTGACCGTCCCCGAGTCCTACCGCGCGGTCACCGTGCACAAGGACGAGGCCGGCATGTTCGAGGGCCTGACCACCCGCGAGAAGGACCCGCGCAAGTCGCTGCACGTCGAGGAGGTGCCGGTGCCCGAACTCGGGCCCGGCGAGGCGCTCGTGGCCGTCATGGCCAGCTCGGTGAACTACAACTCCGTCTGGACCTCGATCTTCGAGCCGCTGTCCACCTTCGCCTTCCTGGAGCGCTACGGAAAGCTCTCCCCGCTCGCCAAGCGGCACGACCTGCCGTACCACGTCATCGGCTCCGACCTCGCGGGCGTCGTGCTGCGCACCGGCCCCGGCGTCAACGCCTGGAAGCCCGGCGACGAGGTCGTCGCCCACTGCCTGTCCGTGGAGCTGGAGTCCGCCGACGGCCACGACGACACGATGCTCGACCCCGAGCAGCGCATCTGGGGCTTCGAGACCAACTTCGGCGGCCTGGCGGAGATCGCGCTGGTGAAGTCCAACCAGCTGATGCCGAAGCCGCGCCACCTGAGCTGGGAGGAGGCCGCGGCCCCGGGCCTGGTCAACTCCACCGCCTACCGCCAGCTCGTCTCCCGCAACGGCGCCGGCATGAAGCAGGGCGACAACATCCTGATCTGGGGCGCGAGCGGCGGACTCGGCTCGTACGCCACCCAGTTCGCGCTCGCCGGCGGCGCCAACCCCATCTGCGTGGTCTCCAGCGACAAGAAGGCGGAGATCTGCCGGCGGATGGGCGCCGAGGCGATCATCGACCGCTCCGCCGAGGGCTACAAGTTCTGGAAGAACGAGCACGAGCAGGACCCGCGCGAGTGGAAGCGCCTCGGCAAGCGCATCCGCGAACTGACCGGCGGCGAGGACGTCGACATCGTCTTCGAGCACCCGGGCCGCGAGACCTTCGGCGCCTCGGTCTACGTCACCCGCAAGGGCGGCACGATCGTCACCTGCGCCTCGACCTCCGGCTACAACCACGAGTACGACAACCGCTACCTGTGGATGTCGCTGAAGCGGATCGTCGGCTCGCACTTCGCCAACTACCGCGAGGCGTGGGAGGCCAACCGCCTGATCGCCAAGGGGAAGATCCACCCCACGCTGTCGAAGACGTACCGCCTGGAGGACACCGGGCAGGCCGCGTACGACGTGCACCGCAACCTCCACCAGGGCAAGGTCGGCGTGCTCGCGCTGGCCCCCGAGGAGGGGATGGGCGTCCGCGACGAGGAGATGCGGGCCCGGCACATCGACGCCATCAACCGCTTCCGGAACGTGTGA
- a CDS encoding TetR family transcriptional regulator, producing MPQPAKAVRTPRTAGEVPRETRDPHPDTESAGSRRAAAQRLTMRRKLAAAAMELFATKGYEATTVDEIAAAAGVARRTFFRHFRSKEEAIFPDHDDTLVRAAGVLDAAPPHENPLDTVCRGIKEVMRMYAASPAVSVERYRLTREVPALREREIASVARYERLFTRYLLGHFDESAHHVGDDDPLLAEVAASAVVTAHNHVLRRWLRGGGQGDVETQLDHAFAIVRETFGTGIGAGRARAEDGPAASARTEGEVLVTVARTDAPLGEVMRAIEKALKTK from the coding sequence ATGCCCCAGCCCGCCAAGGCCGTCCGCACCCCGCGCACGGCCGGAGAAGTACCCCGCGAGACCAGAGACCCGCACCCCGACACCGAGAGCGCCGGCAGCCGCCGCGCCGCCGCCCAGCGGCTCACCATGCGCCGCAAACTCGCCGCGGCCGCGATGGAGTTGTTCGCGACGAAGGGCTACGAGGCGACGACCGTCGACGAGATCGCGGCCGCGGCCGGCGTCGCCCGCCGGACGTTCTTCCGCCACTTCCGCTCCAAGGAAGAGGCCATCTTCCCCGACCACGACGACACCCTGGTGCGGGCCGCGGGGGTGCTGGACGCGGCCCCGCCGCACGAGAACCCCCTCGACACCGTCTGCCGGGGCATCAAGGAGGTCATGCGGATGTACGCGGCCTCCCCCGCCGTCTCCGTGGAGCGCTACCGCCTGACCCGCGAGGTGCCGGCCCTGCGCGAGCGCGAGATCGCCTCCGTGGCCCGCTACGAGCGGCTCTTCACCCGCTACCTCCTCGGCCACTTCGACGAGAGCGCCCACCACGTCGGCGACGACGACCCGCTGCTCGCCGAGGTCGCCGCCTCGGCCGTCGTCACCGCGCACAACCACGTGCTGCGGCGCTGGCTGCGCGGCGGCGGCCAGGGCGACGTGGAGACCCAGCTCGACCACGCGTTCGCGATCGTGCGGGAGACCTTCGGCACGGGCATCGGGGCCGGGCGCGCCCGGGCGGAGGACGGCCCGGCCGCCTCGGCGCGGACCGAGGGCGAGGTCCTGGTGACCGTGGCCCGGACGGACGCGCCGCTGGGCGAGGTCATGCGGGCGATCGAGAAGGCGCTCAAGACGAAGTAG
- a CDS encoding HEAT repeat domain-containing protein, with product MTGAERAEEEFRALVKRVRAELGTSAEFSEFERLLALVRSREGGPPARRARRDELAGMLVAPEQPLWAREIAAFVLGAEGDRRAFETLILLLNYREPVRCATAAFVLARLGDPRTARAAAALATNPLRTAYALHPVRLLTELRAPESVPALLATLERLLAARDHCWPIARACVEGLGALGDRRAEDALVAAREHDRLRAAAQEALERLM from the coding sequence GTGACAGGAGCCGAGAGGGCAGAAGAGGAATTCCGTGCGCTGGTGAAACGGGTGCGGGCCGAACTGGGCACGTCGGCCGAGTTCTCGGAGTTCGAGCGGCTCCTCGCGCTCGTCCGCTCGCGCGAGGGCGGACCCCCCGCCCGGCGCGCGCGGCGCGACGAGCTCGCCGGGATGCTGGTCGCCCCCGAACAACCGCTGTGGGCCCGCGAGATCGCCGCCTTCGTCCTGGGGGCGGAGGGCGACCGGCGGGCCTTCGAGACGCTGATCCTGCTCCTCAACTACCGCGAGCCGGTGCGCTGCGCCACCGCCGCCTTCGTCCTCGCCCGCCTCGGCGACCCCCGCACCGCCCGCGCGGCCGCGGCCCTCGCCACCAACCCGCTGCGCACCGCCTACGCCCTGCACCCCGTCCGCCTGCTGACCGAGCTGCGCGCCCCCGAGTCCGTCCCCGCCCTGCTGGCCACGCTCGAACGGCTGCTGGCGGCCCGCGACCACTGCTGGCCGATAGCCCGCGCCTGCGTGGAGGGCCTGGGCGCCCTGGGGGACCGGCGGGCGGAGGACGCCCTGGTCGCGGCCCGCGAACACGACCGCCTCCGGGCGGCGGCACAGGAGGCGCTGGAGCGGCTCATGTGA
- a CDS encoding Rv2578c family radical SAM protein, whose product MRWSNLGGDGADDGPGALFGTDVVTRTLDTPEFRGITFHEVRAKTIVNRVPGASRMPFEWTVNPYRGCTHACVYCFARKTHGYLDLDTGLGFDTQIVVKVNAPEALRRELAAPRWRGEHIAMGTNVDCYQRAEGRYRLMPGIISALRERANPFSVLTKGTLILRDLELLREAAAVTDVGVSMSVGFLDHELWRTVEPGTPSPARRLDAVRTLTGHGIPCGVLMAPVIPFLGDSPEQLRATVRAVAASGATSVTPLVLHLRPGAREWFTAWLARHHPHLVRRYETMYADGAYAPKWYQRRITRQVHEYATEFGIGPTGPGRHRRIPAAPPQDPGPTPPQATQLTLL is encoded by the coding sequence ATGCGCTGGTCCAACCTCGGCGGCGACGGCGCCGACGACGGCCCGGGCGCGCTCTTCGGCACGGACGTGGTGACGCGCACCCTCGACACCCCCGAGTTCCGCGGGATCACCTTCCACGAGGTCCGGGCGAAGACGATCGTCAACCGGGTGCCGGGCGCCTCCCGGATGCCCTTCGAGTGGACGGTGAACCCCTACCGTGGCTGCACGCACGCGTGCGTGTACTGCTTCGCCCGCAAGACGCACGGCTACCTCGACCTGGACACCGGCCTCGGCTTCGACACCCAGATCGTCGTCAAGGTCAACGCCCCCGAGGCGCTCCGCCGCGAGCTGGCGGCCCCGCGCTGGCGCGGCGAGCACATCGCCATGGGCACCAACGTCGACTGCTACCAGCGCGCCGAGGGCCGCTACCGCCTGATGCCCGGCATCATCTCCGCCCTGCGCGAGCGCGCGAACCCGTTCTCGGTGCTCACCAAGGGGACGCTGATCCTGCGCGACCTGGAGCTGCTGCGCGAGGCCGCCGCCGTCACCGACGTCGGGGTGTCGATGTCCGTCGGCTTCCTCGACCACGAGCTGTGGCGCACGGTCGAGCCCGGCACCCCCTCGCCCGCGCGCCGGCTCGACGCCGTCCGGACGCTCACCGGGCACGGCATCCCCTGCGGGGTGCTGATGGCGCCGGTGATCCCCTTCCTCGGCGACTCCCCCGAGCAGCTGCGGGCGACGGTGCGCGCCGTCGCCGCCTCCGGCGCCACCTCGGTCACCCCGCTCGTGCTGCACCTGCGGCCGGGCGCCCGCGAGTGGTTCACGGCCTGGCTGGCCCGCCACCACCCGCACCTGGTGCGGCGCTACGAGACGATGTACGCGGACGGCGCCTACGCCCCGAAGTGGTACCAGCGGCGCATCACCCGGCAAGTCCACGAATACGCAACCGAATTCGGCATAGGCCCGACGGGCCCCGGCCGCCACCGCCGTATCCCCGCGGCACCGCCGCAGGACCCGGGCCCGACGCCTCCGCAGGCGACTCAGCTCACCCTGCTGTGA
- a CDS encoding SRPBCC family protein, whose product MGQVEATTERIIAADPEEVFDALADYTGTRAKLLPEHFSEYEVREGGDGEGTLVHWKLQATSKRVRDCLLEVAEPTTGQLVEKDRNSSMVTTWTVTPAGEGRARVVVSTVWNGAGGIGGFFERTFAPKGLGRIYDAVLDKLAAETEK is encoded by the coding sequence ATGGGCCAGGTCGAGGCCACGACGGAGCGGATCATCGCGGCGGACCCGGAGGAGGTGTTCGACGCGCTGGCGGACTACACCGGCACCCGGGCCAAGCTGCTGCCCGAGCACTTCAGCGAGTACGAGGTGCGCGAGGGCGGGGACGGCGAGGGCACCCTCGTGCACTGGAAGCTCCAGGCCACCAGCAAGCGCGTCCGCGACTGCCTGCTGGAGGTCGCCGAGCCCACCACCGGGCAGCTGGTCGAGAAGGACCGCAACTCCTCCATGGTCACCACCTGGACCGTCACCCCGGCCGGCGAGGGCAGGGCGCGGGTCGTCGTCAGCACCGTGTGGAACGGCGCCGGCGGCATCGGCGGCTTCTTCGAGCGCACCTTCGCCCCCAAGGGCCTCGGCCGCATCTACGACGCCGTCCTCGACAAGCTGGCCGCGGAGACCGAGAAGTAG